Proteins encoded within one genomic window of Eurosta solidaginis isolate ZX-2024a chromosome 1, ASM4086904v1, whole genome shotgun sequence:
- the LOC137242568 gene encoding serine protease gd-like isoform X1 codes for MLNISLHTLIFVSVILILLCSLAAQLSIPSIACPQYFQYVSDDFGYHGKITLPQVPVGTAEVRAHFSQRGLPTSDYYGQIIPYPDERTVVQNVLNHQPATFRVDFANPGIAPKLTLLSLDGIEICTDTNYPPPHSWAKLSYKLFTYTTGSNNSPPPNVPNVPISLIPVKLDTKPNPSVTPPFQTIPSINSNPFLTSVLTVNSASAEAPTNKFKIPSRKTATAAVKPAQPSSAVAAITTIDLQNICGKEGNVIRGFVYGGVEVARGQFPWLTAIYKKDTDALSFKCGGSLISRRTVISAAHCFKRLNAEQIVSFFGRHDLENYSEDGIISRDIQNLLIHPDYVSDTPNADLALLQIEALEKFTQHIQPICLWSESTEISLILGQTATVVGWGYEGKSNQDIAPLPKMVDMTVASNDDCLRSSAAFQQIVTDNTICAGNRDGTGPCMGDSGGGLMMLRNGRWVLRGVVSVGQSSRRRCNLYEYVVYCDTAKYMTWLRQNFLD; via the exons ATGCTCAATATCAGCCTACACACCTTAATATTTGTTAGCGTCATTTTAATACTACTATGCTCTTTAGCAGCACAGTTGTCAATTCCATCTATAGCATGTCCACAATACTTTCAATATGTTAGTGATGATTTTGGTTACCATGGCAAGATTACATTGCCACAAGTGCCGGTGGGAACGGCTGAGGTACGTGCGCATTTCTCTCAACGCGGTCTACCTACATCG GATTATTATGGCCAAATAATCCCATATCCTGATGAGAGGACAGTTGTACAAAATGTTTTGAATCATCAGCCTGCAACTTTTCGTGTAGATTTTGCAAATCCTGGTATTGCACCAAAATTGACTTTGCTCTCGTTGGATGGAATCGAAATATGCACGGATACTAATT ATCCTCCACCACATTCGTGGGCCAAGCTTTCTTACAAACTTTTTACATATACTACTGGTTCCAACAACTCCCCACCGCCAAACGTGCCGAACGTCCCAATTTCATTGATACCTGTAAAGCTCGATACAAAACCAAATCCTTCAGTAACACCACCATTTCAAACCATTCCCTCAATTAATTCTAATCCATTCCTTACATCAGTTCTAACTGTTAATTCAGCAAGCGCAGAAGCGCCAACGAACAAATTCAAAATACCGTCACGTAAAACCGCAACAGCAGCTGTTAAACCTGCACAGCCGTCATCCGCAGTTGCAGCAATCACTACAATTGATCTACAAAATATTTGCGGTAAAGAAGGCAACGTTATACGTGGATTTGTTTATGGTGGTGTTGAGGTGGCACGTGGTCAATTTCCTTGGTTAACAGCAATTTATAAAAAGGATACAGATGCATTGAGCTTCAAGTGTGGTGGATCGTTGATTTCACGGCGTACTGTTATATCTGCAGCGCATTGTTTCAAACGTTTGAATGCAGAACAAATTGTATCATTTTTCGGACGGCATGATCTTGAGAATTATAGTGAAGATGGCATTATATCACGCGATATtcaaaatttacttatacatcCAGATTATGTCAGTGATACACCCAATGCAGATCTTGCGTTATTGCAaattgaggctctagaaaa ATTCACGCAACACATACAGCCAATTTGTTTATGGAGTGAATCCActgaaatttctttaattttgggACAAACAGCCACCGTTGTTGGTTGGGGTTATGAGGGTAAGAGTAACCAAGATATTGCGCCATTACCAAAAATGGTGGACATGACTGTGGCGAGCAATGATGATTGTTTGAGATCATCAGCCGCTTTTCAGCAAATCGTCACAGATAATACAATTTGTGCAGGTAATCGTGATGGTACTGGGCCTTGTATGGGTGATTCTGGTGGCGGTTTGATGATGTTGCGCAATGGTCGTTGGGTTTTGCGTGGTGTTGTTTCAGTGGGCCAGTCTTCAAGGCGGCGCTGTAATTTATATGAATATGTGGTGTATTGTGATACAGCGAAATACATGACTTGGCTAAGACAGAACTTTTtggattaa
- the LOC137242568 gene encoding serine protease gd-like isoform X4 gives MLNISLHTLIFVSVILILLCSLAAQLSIPSIACPQYFQYVSDDFGYHGKITLPQVPVGTAEVRAHFSQRGLPTSDYYGQIIPYPDERTVVQNVLNHQPATFRVDFANPGIAPKLTLLSLDGIEICTDTNSSAEAPTNKFKIPSRKTATAAVKPAQPSSAVAAITTIDLQNICGKEGNVIRGFVYGGVEVARGQFPWLTAIYKKDTDALSFKCGGSLISRRTVISAAHCFKRLNAEQIVSFFGRHDLENYSEDGIISRDIQNLLIHPDYVSDTPNADLALLQIEALEKFTQHIQPICLWSESTEISLILGQTATVVGWGYEGKSNQDIAPLPKMVDMTVASNDDCLRSSAAFQQIVTDNTICAGNRDGTGPCMGDSGGGLMMLRNGRWVLRGVVSVGQSSRRRCNLYEYVVYCDTAKYMTWLRQNFLD, from the exons ATGCTCAATATCAGCCTACACACCTTAATATTTGTTAGCGTCATTTTAATACTACTATGCTCTTTAGCAGCACAGTTGTCAATTCCATCTATAGCATGTCCACAATACTTTCAATATGTTAGTGATGATTTTGGTTACCATGGCAAGATTACATTGCCACAAGTGCCGGTGGGAACGGCTGAGGTACGTGCGCATTTCTCTCAACGCGGTCTACCTACATCG GATTATTATGGCCAAATAATCCCATATCCTGATGAGAGGACAGTTGTACAAAATGTTTTGAATCATCAGCCTGCAACTTTTCGTGTAGATTTTGCAAATCCTGGTATTGCACCAAAATTGACTTTGCTCTCGTTGGATGGAATCGAAATATGCACGGATACTAATT CAAGCGCAGAAGCGCCAACGAACAAATTCAAAATACCGTCACGTAAAACCGCAACAGCAGCTGTTAAACCTGCACAGCCGTCATCCGCAGTTGCAGCAATCACTACAATTGATCTACAAAATATTTGCGGTAAAGAAGGCAACGTTATACGTGGATTTGTTTATGGTGGTGTTGAGGTGGCACGTGGTCAATTTCCTTGGTTAACAGCAATTTATAAAAAGGATACAGATGCATTGAGCTTCAAGTGTGGTGGATCGTTGATTTCACGGCGTACTGTTATATCTGCAGCGCATTGTTTCAAACGTTTGAATGCAGAACAAATTGTATCATTTTTCGGACGGCATGATCTTGAGAATTATAGTGAAGATGGCATTATATCACGCGATATtcaaaatttacttatacatcCAGATTATGTCAGTGATACACCCAATGCAGATCTTGCGTTATTGCAaattgaggctctagaaaa ATTCACGCAACACATACAGCCAATTTGTTTATGGAGTGAATCCActgaaatttctttaattttgggACAAACAGCCACCGTTGTTGGTTGGGGTTATGAGGGTAAGAGTAACCAAGATATTGCGCCATTACCAAAAATGGTGGACATGACTGTGGCGAGCAATGATGATTGTTTGAGATCATCAGCCGCTTTTCAGCAAATCGTCACAGATAATACAATTTGTGCAGGTAATCGTGATGGTACTGGGCCTTGTATGGGTGATTCTGGTGGCGGTTTGATGATGTTGCGCAATGGTCGTTGGGTTTTGCGTGGTGTTGTTTCAGTGGGCCAGTCTTCAAGGCGGCGCTGTAATTTATATGAATATGTGGTGTATTGTGATACAGCGAAATACATGACTTGGCTAAGACAGAACTTTTtggattaa
- the LOC137242568 gene encoding serine protease gd-like isoform X3, with protein MLNISLHTLIFVSVILILLCSLAAQLSIPSIACPQYFQYVSDDFGYHGKITLPQVPVGTAEVRAHFSQRGLPTSDYYGQIIPYPDERTVVQNVLNHQPATFRVDFANPGIAPKLTLLSLDGIEICTDTNFLTVNSASAEAPTNKFKIPSRKTATAAVKPAQPSSAVAAITTIDLQNICGKEGNVIRGFVYGGVEVARGQFPWLTAIYKKDTDALSFKCGGSLISRRTVISAAHCFKRLNAEQIVSFFGRHDLENYSEDGIISRDIQNLLIHPDYVSDTPNADLALLQIEALEKFTQHIQPICLWSESTEISLILGQTATVVGWGYEGKSNQDIAPLPKMVDMTVASNDDCLRSSAAFQQIVTDNTICAGNRDGTGPCMGDSGGGLMMLRNGRWVLRGVVSVGQSSRRRCNLYEYVVYCDTAKYMTWLRQNFLD; from the exons ATGCTCAATATCAGCCTACACACCTTAATATTTGTTAGCGTCATTTTAATACTACTATGCTCTTTAGCAGCACAGTTGTCAATTCCATCTATAGCATGTCCACAATACTTTCAATATGTTAGTGATGATTTTGGTTACCATGGCAAGATTACATTGCCACAAGTGCCGGTGGGAACGGCTGAGGTACGTGCGCATTTCTCTCAACGCGGTCTACCTACATCG GATTATTATGGCCAAATAATCCCATATCCTGATGAGAGGACAGTTGTACAAAATGTTTTGAATCATCAGCCTGCAACTTTTCGTGTAGATTTTGCAAATCCTGGTATTGCACCAAAATTGACTTTGCTCTCGTTGGATGGAATCGAAATATGCACGGATACTAATT TTCTAACTGTTAATTCAGCAAGCGCAGAAGCGCCAACGAACAAATTCAAAATACCGTCACGTAAAACCGCAACAGCAGCTGTTAAACCTGCACAGCCGTCATCCGCAGTTGCAGCAATCACTACAATTGATCTACAAAATATTTGCGGTAAAGAAGGCAACGTTATACGTGGATTTGTTTATGGTGGTGTTGAGGTGGCACGTGGTCAATTTCCTTGGTTAACAGCAATTTATAAAAAGGATACAGATGCATTGAGCTTCAAGTGTGGTGGATCGTTGATTTCACGGCGTACTGTTATATCTGCAGCGCATTGTTTCAAACGTTTGAATGCAGAACAAATTGTATCATTTTTCGGACGGCATGATCTTGAGAATTATAGTGAAGATGGCATTATATCACGCGATATtcaaaatttacttatacatcCAGATTATGTCAGTGATACACCCAATGCAGATCTTGCGTTATTGCAaattgaggctctagaaaa ATTCACGCAACACATACAGCCAATTTGTTTATGGAGTGAATCCActgaaatttctttaattttgggACAAACAGCCACCGTTGTTGGTTGGGGTTATGAGGGTAAGAGTAACCAAGATATTGCGCCATTACCAAAAATGGTGGACATGACTGTGGCGAGCAATGATGATTGTTTGAGATCATCAGCCGCTTTTCAGCAAATCGTCACAGATAATACAATTTGTGCAGGTAATCGTGATGGTACTGGGCCTTGTATGGGTGATTCTGGTGGCGGTTTGATGATGTTGCGCAATGGTCGTTGGGTTTTGCGTGGTGTTGTTTCAGTGGGCCAGTCTTCAAGGCGGCGCTGTAATTTATATGAATATGTGGTGTATTGTGATACAGCGAAATACATGACTTGGCTAAGACAGAACTTTTtggattaa
- the LOC137242568 gene encoding serine protease gd-like isoform X2 — MVFPRRSFGDYYGQIIPYPDERTVVQNVLNHQPATFRVDFANPGIAPKLTLLSLDGIEICTDTNYPPPHSWAKLSYKLFTYTTGSNNSPPPNVPNVPISLIPVKLDTKPNPSVTPPFQTIPSINSNPFLTSVLTVNSASAEAPTNKFKIPSRKTATAAVKPAQPSSAVAAITTIDLQNICGKEGNVIRGFVYGGVEVARGQFPWLTAIYKKDTDALSFKCGGSLISRRTVISAAHCFKRLNAEQIVSFFGRHDLENYSEDGIISRDIQNLLIHPDYVSDTPNADLALLQIEALEKFTQHIQPICLWSESTEISLILGQTATVVGWGYEGKSNQDIAPLPKMVDMTVASNDDCLRSSAAFQQIVTDNTICAGNRDGTGPCMGDSGGGLMMLRNGRWVLRGVVSVGQSSRRRCNLYEYVVYCDTAKYMTWLRQNFLD; from the exons ATGGTATTCCCCCGCAGAAGCTTCGGG GATTATTATGGCCAAATAATCCCATATCCTGATGAGAGGACAGTTGTACAAAATGTTTTGAATCATCAGCCTGCAACTTTTCGTGTAGATTTTGCAAATCCTGGTATTGCACCAAAATTGACTTTGCTCTCGTTGGATGGAATCGAAATATGCACGGATACTAATT ATCCTCCACCACATTCGTGGGCCAAGCTTTCTTACAAACTTTTTACATATACTACTGGTTCCAACAACTCCCCACCGCCAAACGTGCCGAACGTCCCAATTTCATTGATACCTGTAAAGCTCGATACAAAACCAAATCCTTCAGTAACACCACCATTTCAAACCATTCCCTCAATTAATTCTAATCCATTCCTTACATCAGTTCTAACTGTTAATTCAGCAAGCGCAGAAGCGCCAACGAACAAATTCAAAATACCGTCACGTAAAACCGCAACAGCAGCTGTTAAACCTGCACAGCCGTCATCCGCAGTTGCAGCAATCACTACAATTGATCTACAAAATATTTGCGGTAAAGAAGGCAACGTTATACGTGGATTTGTTTATGGTGGTGTTGAGGTGGCACGTGGTCAATTTCCTTGGTTAACAGCAATTTATAAAAAGGATACAGATGCATTGAGCTTCAAGTGTGGTGGATCGTTGATTTCACGGCGTACTGTTATATCTGCAGCGCATTGTTTCAAACGTTTGAATGCAGAACAAATTGTATCATTTTTCGGACGGCATGATCTTGAGAATTATAGTGAAGATGGCATTATATCACGCGATATtcaaaatttacttatacatcCAGATTATGTCAGTGATACACCCAATGCAGATCTTGCGTTATTGCAaattgaggctctagaaaa ATTCACGCAACACATACAGCCAATTTGTTTATGGAGTGAATCCActgaaatttctttaattttgggACAAACAGCCACCGTTGTTGGTTGGGGTTATGAGGGTAAGAGTAACCAAGATATTGCGCCATTACCAAAAATGGTGGACATGACTGTGGCGAGCAATGATGATTGTTTGAGATCATCAGCCGCTTTTCAGCAAATCGTCACAGATAATACAATTTGTGCAGGTAATCGTGATGGTACTGGGCCTTGTATGGGTGATTCTGGTGGCGGTTTGATGATGTTGCGCAATGGTCGTTGGGTTTTGCGTGGTGTTGTTTCAGTGGGCCAGTCTTCAAGGCGGCGCTGTAATTTATATGAATATGTGGTGTATTGTGATACAGCGAAATACATGACTTGGCTAAGACAGAACTTTTtggattaa